From a region of the Gossypium raimondii isolate GPD5lz chromosome 10, ASM2569854v1, whole genome shotgun sequence genome:
- the LOC105776294 gene encoding probable serine/threonine-protein kinase PBL11 has product MGCFTVLRSNKKKSKQSVFVKHIAHKEHIPTMLPEPQIQTRSLQSAPPSFITRVKPIQSNNKASCNRTRALSAPSSLDAAEQDDLASVEFEEQEELKSRVGLVKEQKSSSPQPLPLPSPHSTALKTMGSFKAGNVSGPLFASGPLPLPPSGTLRNFAYEEIAAACHHFSSDRCTSEGLSSVMYKASFGDDTSSSKKFEATVTRLHPSTQGLREFINEVNTLASLQHPNLCKLLGYHARDNSEQRMLVYERLFHGSLDRLLYGRSDGPPLDWNTRMKIALCSAQGLTFLHEEGPFQAMYNEFSTANIQIDKDFSAKLSGYGCVGHIPETEEISSNSVAVANISVETLERGRLTPKSNVWSFGIILLELLTGRKNLDNRYPKEERNLVKWSRPFLADNCRLSLIMDPQLKGRFPMKAARTVADIAQRCLQMDPSERPTMRTIVEHLKIIQDLKYSCRFPLQDPAAIAGKQMSRSPSLNGIITPAPRSSFSPSPPSRAWMSVSPTRPPNLPLALPPRACSSTLSLEESERQESRRSSSATLMRASVEGY; this is encoded by the exons ATGGGGTGTTTTACAGTTTTGAGAAGCAACAAGAAAAAGTCCAAACAGTCAGTTTTTGTAAAACACATTGCTCATAAAGAGCATATTCCTACCATGCTGCCTGAGCCCCAAATTCAGACACGATCACTGCAATCTGCACCCCCAAGTTTTATAACCAGAGTAAAACCAATTCAATCTAATAACAAGGCAAGCTGCAATAGGACACGTGCATTATCTGCTCCGTCAAGTCTTGATGCTGCTGAGCAAGATGACCTTGCGTCAGTTGAATTTGAAGAACAAGAAGAGTTGAAGAGTCGTGTTGGTTTAGTCAAGGAACAGAAGTCATCAAGTCCACAGCCTCTTCCACTTCCATCTCCCCACAGTACTGCGCTGAAGACAATGGGAAGTTTTAAAGCAGGGAATGTTAGTGGCCCTCTTTTTGCTTCGGGACCATTACCCCTGCCTCCCTCTGGAACACTACGTAACTTCGCCTACGAAGAAATTGCAGCTGCTTGCCATCATTTCTCTTCTGATCGATGCACATCTGAGGGTCTATCTTCTGTTATGTACAAGGCATCCTTCGGAGATGACACATCAAGTTCAAAGAAGTTTGAAGCTACTGTTACTCGCCTTCACCCATCCACTCAG GGTTTAAGGGAATTTATAAACGAAGTAAACACTCTTGCATCATTGCAACATCCAAATCTCTGTAAATTGCTTGGGTACCATGCACGTGATAATTCAGAACAACGAATGTTGGTCTATGAGAGGTTATTTCATGGAAGCTTAGACCGGCTTTTATACGGGAGATCGGATGGACCGCCACTTGATTGGAATACTCGCATGAAAATTGCTTTATGTTCTGCACAGGGTCTTACTTTCTTGCATGAGGAAGGACCATTTCAG GCAATGTACAATGAATTTTCGACTGCCAACATACAGATCGACAAGGATTTCAGTGCAAAGCTCTCAGGATATGGGTGCGTTGGTCATATCCCAGAGACAGAAGAGATCTCCAGTAATTCAGTT GCTGTGGCAAATATATCCGTAGAGACTCTGGAGAGAGGGCGACTAACTCCAAAGAGCAATGTTTGGAGTTTTGGGATCATTCTACTTGAATTACTCACTGGCCGGAAGAACCTTGACAACCGTTATCCCAAGGAAGAGAGGAACCTAGTGAAGTGGAGCCGGCCATTCCTAGCCGACAATTGTAGATTGTCACTCATCATGGATCCTCAGCTCAAAGGTCGCTTTCCTATGAAAGCTGCCCGTACGGTGGCTGACATTGCACAAAGGTGTCTCCAGATGGACCCATCAGAGAGGCCAACCATGAGAACCATCGTTGAGCATCTCAAAATCATCCAAGACCTGAAATACTCTTGTCGGTTTCCTCTGCAAGATCCAGCAGCAATTGCTGGAAAACAGATGTCAAGGTCACCGAGTCTCAACGGCATCATTACTCCTGCACCCAGGTCAAGTTTCTCACCGTCACCACCATCAAGAGCCTGGATGTCTGTTTCTCCTACAAGACCACCTAATCTGCCATTGGCACTTCCACCACGAGCTTGTTCCTCGACACTCTCGTTAGAGGAGTCTGAGAGGCAAGAAAGTAGAAGATCATCATCAGCAACCCTTATGAGGGCTAGTGTAGAAGGATATtga
- the LOC105776293 gene encoding B3 domain-containing transcription repressor VAL2 isoform X1 — translation MASKSCMNGLCGATTSIEWRKGWALRSGDFANLCDKCGSAYEQSIFCDIFHSKDAGWRECSSCGKRLHCGCIVSRSLLELLDSGGGIICISCAKKSGLNPMIEDEKPNGFGIVKIDAGQLHSISADNQLISISNENLKLMQLSNNAESIGLRQLLQLHNDDSSRSLLQMKQEEVLPPAIDIGSTCLSNTNQASNGSVQAVKPAIFKANISETLPQTNLSISLGSSLGNQNVFPGSVVDEKGKMSSVLQQASKSLHLLPKPPKPVLAGLEVNAGMVPQIRVARPPVEGRGRNQLLPRYWPRITDQELQQISGDSNSTIVPLFEKVLSASDAGRIGRLVLPKACAEAYFPPISQPEGLPLRIQDVKGKEWVFQFRFWPNNNSRMYVLEGVTPCMQSMQLQAGDTVTFSRMDPEGKLVMGFRKATNNAVVQENLPSAIPNGTLSSESLFSGVFENLPIISGYSGLLQSPKGSTDPHLNALSKHLSSTGGDISWNKSGKHEDRIREGLLLPSMLTPERKRTRNIGSKSKRLLIDSQDALELKLTWEEAQDLLRPPPSIKPSVVTIEDHDFEEYDEPPVFGKRSIFAVRSTGGQEQWAQCDSCSKWRRLPVDVLLPPKWTCADNNWDQSRSSCSAPEELTPRELENLLRLNRDFKKRRIAAFTRPTQEHESSSGLDALANAAILGDNADNSGTTSVATTTKHPRHRPGCSCIVCIQPPSGKGKHKPTCTCVVCMTVKRRFKTLTMRKKKRQSEREAEIAQRNQQAWGPSEEAEVDSSAKHVSSSHLNPFENEARSANELESKSQSSNKLVEANKGQIDLNCDPDREDDSQLGPNRTSMTSLVRVASLPLETYLKENGLTNLVYEQQGNSASNAPPQSMSGTVEGETQENSCFPSATEEPESKDEENGETGSDRVDDNNDKDP, via the exons ATGGCGTCAAAGAGTTGCATGAATGGACTATGCGGCGCTACAACGTCGATTGAGTGGAGAAAAGGCTGGGCTTTGCGATCTGGAGATTTCGCTAATCTCTGCGATAAATGCGg GTCTGCATATGAACAGTCAATATTCTGCGACATATTCCACTCGAAGGATGCAGGGTGGAGGGAATGCAGTTCATGTGGCAAG CGTCTCCACTGTGGATGTATTGTTTCCAGGAGCTTGCTTGAGCTTCTAGATAGTGGAGGGGGCATTATCTGTATAAGCTGCGCTAAAAAATCAGGATTGAACCCT ATGATTGAAGATGAAAAGCCTAATGGATTTGGTATAGTGAAGATTGATGCTGGTCAATTGCACTCAATCTCTGCAGACAACCAATTGATTAGCATTAGCAATGAAAACCTAAAGCTTATGCAGTTGAGCAACAATGCAGAAAGCATTGGACTGAGGCAATTGCTTCAGCTTCACAATGATGACTCAAGTAGGTCTTTGTTGCAAATGAAACAGGAGGAAGTTTTGCCTCCTGCAATAGACATTGGAAGCACATGCTTGTCAAATACTAATCAAGCATCTAACGGATCAGTTCAAGCTGTGAAACCTGCCATATTTAAAGCTAATATTTCTGAGACATTGCCGCaaacaaatttaagtatttcTTTAGGCAGTTCATTAGGCAACCAAAATGTTTTTCCTGGTTCAGTTGTGGATGAAAAAGGTAAGATGTCTTCAGTCTTGCAACAGGCATCCAAATCTCTCCATCTTCTACCCAAGCCTCCAAAGCCAGTGCTAGCAGGTTTGGAGGTGAATGCAGGCATGGTACCCCAGATACGTGTTGCTAGGCCTCCAGTAGAGGGACGTGGACGGAATCAGTTGCTTCCTCGTTATTGGCCAAGGATTACAGACCAAGAATTACAGCAAATTTCTGGAGA TTCAAATTCCACCATTGTTCCTCTGTTTGAAAAGGTTTTGAGTGCAAGTGATGCTGGACGGATTGGTCGCTTGGTTCTGCCAAAAGCATGTGCTGAA GCTTATTTCCCCCCTATATCTCAACCAGAGGGCCTTCCCCTAAGAATTCAAGATGTAAAGGGAAAAGAATGGGTGTTTCAGTTCAGATTCTGGCCTAATAACAACAGCAGGATGTATGTTTTAGAGGGTGTGACTCCTTGCATGCAGTCTATGCAGTTGCAAGCTGGAGATACCG TAACATTTAGCCGCATGGATCCTGAAGGGAAGCTTGTTATGGGGTTTCGTAAAGCAACAAACAATGCTGTTGTGCAG GAAAACCTACCATCTGCCATTCCTAATGGCACTCTTTCAAGTGAAAGTTTGTTTTCGGGTGTTTTTGAGAACCTGCCCATAATTAGTGGTTACTCTGGCCTTCTTCAGTCACCGAAGGGAAGCACTGATCCACACCTTAACGCACTGTCCAAACATTTGAGTTCAACTGGTGGTGATATTAGCTGGAATAAATCTGGGAAGCACGAGGACAGGATAAGGGAGGGCTTATTACTGCCATCTATGTTAACTCCGGAGAGAAAAAGAACTCGGAATATTGGGTCCAAAAGCAAGAGGTTGCTGATTGACAGTCAGGATGCTTTGGAGCTGAAACTTACTTGGGAAGAGGCACAGGATTTGCTCCGTCCACCACCAAGTATCAAGCCTAGCGTTGTTACGATTGAGGATCATGATTTTGAAGAATATGAC GAACCTCCAGTGTTTGGGAAGAGGAGCATCTTTGCTGTCCGTTCAACTGG GGGACAAGAGCAATGGGCTCAGTGTGATAGCTGTTCTAAATGGAGAAGGTTGCCTGTTGATGTTCTTCTTCCACCAAAATGGACATGTGCAGACAACAACTGGGACCAAAGCAG GTCATCATGTTCTGCACCAGAAGAACTCACCCCAAGGGAGCTAGAAAATCTTCTTAGATTGAATAGAG atttcAAAAAAAGGAGAATAGCAGCATTCACTAGGCCAACCCAGGAGCATGAATCATCATCTGGTTTGGATGCTTTGGCCAATGCTGCTATCCTTGGAGACAATGCAGATAATTCAGGCACGACGTCAGTGGCAACTACTACTAAACATCCAAGGCATCGTCCTGGTTGTTCTTGCATCGTATGCATCCAGCCTCCGAGTGGAAAGGGAAAACACAAGCCAACATGCACATGTGTTGTGTGCATGACAGTTAAACGTCGTTTTAAAACCCTCACAATGCGCAAGAAGAAGCGTCAATCAGAGCGTGAAGCAGAGATTGCTCAGAGGAATCAGCAAGCATGGGGTCCCAGTGAAGAAGCTGAGGTAGACAGCAGCGCTAAGCATGTATCATCATCACACCTCAATCCTTTTGAGAATGAAGCAAGGTCGGCTAACGAGTTAGAATCCAAGAGCCAGAGCTCCAACAAGTTGGTTGAAGCTAACAAGGGACAGATAGACTTGAACTGTGATCCTGACCGTGAGGATGATTCCCAATTAGGTCCCAACCGCACAAGCATGACAAGTCTTGTTCGAGTGGCAAGCCTTCCATTGGAGACGTACCTGAAGGAGAATGGTCTTACAAACTTGGTATATGAACAGCAAGGAAATTCAGCGTCAAATGCTCCACCACAGAGCATGAGTGGGACTGTGGAGGGTGAGACACAAGAAAATAGCTGTTTCCCTTCTGCCACCGAAGAGCCTGAGAGTAAGGATGAAGAAAATGGTGAAACTGGATCCGACAGAGTCGATGACAACAATGACAAGGATCCTTAA
- the LOC105776293 gene encoding B3 domain-containing transcription repressor VAL2 isoform X2, translating into MASKSCMNGLCGATTSIEWRKGWALRSGDFANLCDKCGSAYEQSIFCDIFHSKDAGWRECSSCGKRLHCGCIVSRSLLELLDSGGGIICISCAKKSGLNPMIEDEKPNGFGIVKIDAGQLHSISADNQLISISNENLKLMQLSNNAESIGLRQLLQLHNDDSSRSLLQMKQEEVLPPAIDIGSTCLSNTNQASNGSVQAVKPAIFKANISETLPQTNLSISLGSSLGNQNVFPGSVVDEKGKMSSVLQQASKSLHLLPKPPKPVLAGLEVNAGMVPQIRVARPPVEGRGRNQLLPRYWPRITDQELQQISGDSNSTIVPLFEKVLSASDAGRIGRLVLPKACAEAYFPPISQPEGLPLRIQDVKGKEWVFQFRFWPNNNSRMYVLEGVTPCMQSMQLQAGDTVTFSRMDPEGKLVMGFRKATNNAVVQSPKGSTDPHLNALSKHLSSTGGDISWNKSGKHEDRIREGLLLPSMLTPERKRTRNIGSKSKRLLIDSQDALELKLTWEEAQDLLRPPPSIKPSVVTIEDHDFEEYDEPPVFGKRSIFAVRSTGGQEQWAQCDSCSKWRRLPVDVLLPPKWTCADNNWDQSRSSCSAPEELTPRELENLLRLNRDFKKRRIAAFTRPTQEHESSSGLDALANAAILGDNADNSGTTSVATTTKHPRHRPGCSCIVCIQPPSGKGKHKPTCTCVVCMTVKRRFKTLTMRKKKRQSEREAEIAQRNQQAWGPSEEAEVDSSAKHVSSSHLNPFENEARSANELESKSQSSNKLVEANKGQIDLNCDPDREDDSQLGPNRTSMTSLVRVASLPLETYLKENGLTNLVYEQQGNSASNAPPQSMSGTVEGETQENSCFPSATEEPESKDEENGETGSDRVDDNNDKDP; encoded by the exons ATGGCGTCAAAGAGTTGCATGAATGGACTATGCGGCGCTACAACGTCGATTGAGTGGAGAAAAGGCTGGGCTTTGCGATCTGGAGATTTCGCTAATCTCTGCGATAAATGCGg GTCTGCATATGAACAGTCAATATTCTGCGACATATTCCACTCGAAGGATGCAGGGTGGAGGGAATGCAGTTCATGTGGCAAG CGTCTCCACTGTGGATGTATTGTTTCCAGGAGCTTGCTTGAGCTTCTAGATAGTGGAGGGGGCATTATCTGTATAAGCTGCGCTAAAAAATCAGGATTGAACCCT ATGATTGAAGATGAAAAGCCTAATGGATTTGGTATAGTGAAGATTGATGCTGGTCAATTGCACTCAATCTCTGCAGACAACCAATTGATTAGCATTAGCAATGAAAACCTAAAGCTTATGCAGTTGAGCAACAATGCAGAAAGCATTGGACTGAGGCAATTGCTTCAGCTTCACAATGATGACTCAAGTAGGTCTTTGTTGCAAATGAAACAGGAGGAAGTTTTGCCTCCTGCAATAGACATTGGAAGCACATGCTTGTCAAATACTAATCAAGCATCTAACGGATCAGTTCAAGCTGTGAAACCTGCCATATTTAAAGCTAATATTTCTGAGACATTGCCGCaaacaaatttaagtatttcTTTAGGCAGTTCATTAGGCAACCAAAATGTTTTTCCTGGTTCAGTTGTGGATGAAAAAGGTAAGATGTCTTCAGTCTTGCAACAGGCATCCAAATCTCTCCATCTTCTACCCAAGCCTCCAAAGCCAGTGCTAGCAGGTTTGGAGGTGAATGCAGGCATGGTACCCCAGATACGTGTTGCTAGGCCTCCAGTAGAGGGACGTGGACGGAATCAGTTGCTTCCTCGTTATTGGCCAAGGATTACAGACCAAGAATTACAGCAAATTTCTGGAGA TTCAAATTCCACCATTGTTCCTCTGTTTGAAAAGGTTTTGAGTGCAAGTGATGCTGGACGGATTGGTCGCTTGGTTCTGCCAAAAGCATGTGCTGAA GCTTATTTCCCCCCTATATCTCAACCAGAGGGCCTTCCCCTAAGAATTCAAGATGTAAAGGGAAAAGAATGGGTGTTTCAGTTCAGATTCTGGCCTAATAACAACAGCAGGATGTATGTTTTAGAGGGTGTGACTCCTTGCATGCAGTCTATGCAGTTGCAAGCTGGAGATACCG TAACATTTAGCCGCATGGATCCTGAAGGGAAGCTTGTTATGGGGTTTCGTAAAGCAACAAACAATGCTGTTGTGCAG TCACCGAAGGGAAGCACTGATCCACACCTTAACGCACTGTCCAAACATTTGAGTTCAACTGGTGGTGATATTAGCTGGAATAAATCTGGGAAGCACGAGGACAGGATAAGGGAGGGCTTATTACTGCCATCTATGTTAACTCCGGAGAGAAAAAGAACTCGGAATATTGGGTCCAAAAGCAAGAGGTTGCTGATTGACAGTCAGGATGCTTTGGAGCTGAAACTTACTTGGGAAGAGGCACAGGATTTGCTCCGTCCACCACCAAGTATCAAGCCTAGCGTTGTTACGATTGAGGATCATGATTTTGAAGAATATGAC GAACCTCCAGTGTTTGGGAAGAGGAGCATCTTTGCTGTCCGTTCAACTGG GGGACAAGAGCAATGGGCTCAGTGTGATAGCTGTTCTAAATGGAGAAGGTTGCCTGTTGATGTTCTTCTTCCACCAAAATGGACATGTGCAGACAACAACTGGGACCAAAGCAG GTCATCATGTTCTGCACCAGAAGAACTCACCCCAAGGGAGCTAGAAAATCTTCTTAGATTGAATAGAG atttcAAAAAAAGGAGAATAGCAGCATTCACTAGGCCAACCCAGGAGCATGAATCATCATCTGGTTTGGATGCTTTGGCCAATGCTGCTATCCTTGGAGACAATGCAGATAATTCAGGCACGACGTCAGTGGCAACTACTACTAAACATCCAAGGCATCGTCCTGGTTGTTCTTGCATCGTATGCATCCAGCCTCCGAGTGGAAAGGGAAAACACAAGCCAACATGCACATGTGTTGTGTGCATGACAGTTAAACGTCGTTTTAAAACCCTCACAATGCGCAAGAAGAAGCGTCAATCAGAGCGTGAAGCAGAGATTGCTCAGAGGAATCAGCAAGCATGGGGTCCCAGTGAAGAAGCTGAGGTAGACAGCAGCGCTAAGCATGTATCATCATCACACCTCAATCCTTTTGAGAATGAAGCAAGGTCGGCTAACGAGTTAGAATCCAAGAGCCAGAGCTCCAACAAGTTGGTTGAAGCTAACAAGGGACAGATAGACTTGAACTGTGATCCTGACCGTGAGGATGATTCCCAATTAGGTCCCAACCGCACAAGCATGACAAGTCTTGTTCGAGTGGCAAGCCTTCCATTGGAGACGTACCTGAAGGAGAATGGTCTTACAAACTTGGTATATGAACAGCAAGGAAATTCAGCGTCAAATGCTCCACCACAGAGCATGAGTGGGACTGTGGAGGGTGAGACACAAGAAAATAGCTGTTTCCCTTCTGCCACCGAAGAGCCTGAGAGTAAGGATGAAGAAAATGGTGAAACTGGATCCGACAGAGTCGATGACAACAATGACAAGGATCCTTAA